A stretch of DNA from Paenibacillus sp. FSL W8-0186:
ATTCCGATACGCCCGAATTCTTGGCTTAGCTCAAAGTTATTCAGTTTTTTACAGACAAATTAAGGAATTAGCTGAAGCCGAGATTATACGCAGAGAACCATTTACTGCTTATGGGAAAAAGACACAGCTCCATATGCTCACATTAAAGAAATTCGGAATCCGATTCATTGAGGGTAAAGGAAGCAGTCAAAGTGTAGCGGCAGTCCCGAAATCAAATACAAATGAACGTATTCCCGTCTCGATATTCAAAAATTGTTACATCTTGAATAAGTTAATCCCTCGAATACAACAAAAATGCCCCAATATCACCGTTGAGACAGTCATCGAATTGATTAATAAAGATCATAGTAACATTCTGGAATCAAAAAATCAGGGCGTTGTGTTCTTGCATAATATCCTTGATTGTTCAACACTTCATCCCTACTTGAACTCTGACGAGATCAATTATGAAATCAATCGGTTAACTGACATTAAGCAAAAACGTTTAACGGGTTTAGTGGGAGGTGCTTCGCCATCGGAATGTAAAGATCAAATATCCATGTCTCCGAAGCTTACAAAACAGGATTCTTATTCAATAGACAGTTTGATAAATGCACATGTGTATATCGCTCAAGTAAAGATCGTCCAAAACAAACCGTTAATTACTTTATTGCTGTTTGATGTTTATAACAAGCAGGCTATTTACCGAATGACAACTCAAATCGCCTGTGCCTTTCATATGTTCGGACGTTACTTTAACGATTTTTCACTGAGAGTAGGGATTGTCGGTATCGACGAAGTTGCGTGTAGAATATTGGAATCGAAAGCAGAAACAGTAGTAAGTGATTTCTTTACAAAAGAAATAAGGGGTTCAAGATTGTCTCGTATTTTAGCAGATTGGAGAGTTAGTTCCATTGAACAGGAGCTAATTCAAATCCGATTTACGCATTATGATATAACCAACCAGTATTTGGAGGGCACTAAGCATTCCAATTTAATAAGAAAATGAATCGAGGCAAGTCCATCATTAGAGGTGGATTTGTCTTTTTCATTTGTCAGTTATCAACTCGATTCGACTTGTATATGATATGAGATCTTTCAAAGGAAGTGAAAAGCAATGTCATACCAACTTGCAAAATCGAATAACAAAATAGTCCGTTTAAGAGATTTCGGATGTGAAAATAAAAAGCATCGGCGTTGAAGGTATGATCGCCTAAAAAGTTAACCGAGGAACTAACTCTTCCTGGCAGTGCCGTTGACGGTGGGCGTGTTTGCCTTGCAAGTTCGGTGAGGCATAGCCTGCCATAGCCGAACTTATAAAGATTTCCTTCTTTCTCATGAAGGATGTGACTGTCCTAGTTCCCGAAAGGGATAGGGGGGCAAGCAATAATCGTGGTGATTACGGAGCGTTTGATACCAGACCTTGGCTCCGCTGAGCTTGTCGCTATTTGCGAGGCTGATGATACGGATACCTCGGCGGATTATACGCCATATTACTATCACAGCTCACCCTTGCTACGCTTAAATTAACCATTTTGGCGTAGCAGGGGGGGCATCGAGCCGTTTGCCTAACTCAAACCGCCATATTAAAAAACAACCCGATGCTGATGCATCAACTCAGCGGTTGCGTAGATAAACATTAGAAGGCGAGATGGTCGGGGAGGCAAAAAGAAATACATAATATGAATATATCAGAGTGAATTGCATATAACATAAAATCAATAAATCAGGTGTGCTCTTTAGCACAGTTTCAAAGTTACGACGATCAACAGTATAAGCATATTATCGAGGTGTTGAGTATTCGTCATGATAGTGATCATTGCACTGTCATGGCGAATATGATTATATGTATTCTGAGGCGATTCTGGGAACTCTTTACAAATAGTGGTTTACAATTTATAATATGTCCAAGTGTGGTTAAGGGGGATATCAAAAATGAACCGTTTTATATCTGTGTTAACAAAATCCTATAACCATCATCATAGTTAGGCGTTTGTATTACGGAATTTTTTCCGTAGGTACAAACGCTTATTGGCGTTATACCTACGGACTTGAAGCATAAGAGTCATGTAGGTATTTTTTATCCTACATGGCTCTTTTTGTTTATAAAAAATTGGAGGTAGAAAGAAATGCAAAATTCAAGCATTATATTCGAGGTCCCAGAACAGAATGAACTACTTACAGAGCGTTTCAAAACACATAAAACGCTATTCAACAGAGATGTACTTTATGGAGTATTATCAATTTTCGATGAGGTGGCCAATAAGGGCGATGAAGGAATCAGAAGTATGACAACGAAGTATGATGAAGTTGATTTGGATGAGCTGGTTCTTTCAAATGATTATGTTGAAGGATGCATATCTTCGCTGTCGCCGTCATTACGCTCAGCTGTAGAACAAGCAATTAGAAATGTGCGAGATGCTAATTTAGCTATGTTACCGCAAACGTGGGAAAAGCAAATTAGACCTGGAACAGTAATCGGTGAAAATGTGGTTCCCTTAGATTCGGTAGGTATATGGATACCAGCAAGGAAAGGACCATTAATTTCTACTGCAATAATGCTGGTTGTAGCGGCAAAAACAGCAGGTGTTAAGAAAATCGTTGTGGGTATGCCCCCATTAAAAAATGGACTTGGAGACCAAGGAACGGTAGCGGCGGCAAAGCTTGCGGGAGCGGATCAATTTGTGATCGGCAACGGAGTATCAATAATTTCTGGGTTTGCACAAGGTACAAATTCCATTCCAGAAGTTGATGGGATTTATGGACCAGGACCAGGTGGAATTGCGGCGGCAATGAGTGTAGCAATGACATATGGTAAAAAGAGTGTATTAGGCATCGGTCCAACCGAATGTGTAATATTTGCAGACGAAACTGCCGATCCGCTAAAAATAGCTTATGATTTAATCAATGAAGGGGAGCATGGTCCCGATTCTTCTTCTATTCTGGTCACAACTTCTATAAACCTTGCCTGTAAAGTAGAAACTCTCCTTTGGAAATGTATTGGCGAGGTCGAAGAAAAACGGAGACAATACTTAAATAATGTCTTTGGTTCTAACGGTAAGGGAGCAATCGTTGTTGCATCAGAAATTGACGAAGCTTTTGATTTTATTAATTGGTTTGCACCAGAACATTTGATGATTGTTTGTGATAAAGAAACTGAGAATCGTGCTTTGACCAGTATAAACAACGCAGGTGAAATTCTTATCGGCGAATACACACCTTTTTCGGCGGCTAACTACGGGATAGGAATTACAGCAGTATTGCCGACTAACCATTTTGCAAGAGCCTTTTCTGGTGTAACATCTAAGGATATGGTGAAGTATTCAACAATCGGAAGACTGAGTAAGGATGCTTTACAAGAAATATATCCGATAATTAAAGAGATGGGGAATTACGAACAATTACCTTGTCACGTAAAAGCGGCTGATATAAGATTGCTTGAATAGGTGAATACAGCTACATCGTATTAGGTTATTCTACCATCAGCACTCATCCCACGTAGAATCGGTGGCTTTGTTGGTGAGGGATGATACAGATCGCTGAGAGTGCAGTGGAGCGGGTTTGGAGAGTAGTACAGGTGAGAAGAAAATGTGAAACAGAGGCGGTAAAATAGTAGAATTGACTGATCGTTGACGAAATCAATAGGTTAGTTTGAATAC
This window harbors:
- the hisD gene encoding histidinol dehydrogenase encodes the protein MQNSSIIFEVPEQNELLTERFKTHKTLFNRDVLYGVLSIFDEVANKGDEGIRSMTTKYDEVDLDELVLSNDYVEGCISSLSPSLRSAVEQAIRNVRDANLAMLPQTWEKQIRPGTVIGENVVPLDSVGIWIPARKGPLISTAIMLVVAAKTAGVKKIVVGMPPLKNGLGDQGTVAAAKLAGADQFVIGNGVSIISGFAQGTNSIPEVDGIYGPGPGGIAAAMSVAMTYGKKSVLGIGPTECVIFADETADPLKIAYDLINEGEHGPDSSSILVTTSINLACKVETLLWKCIGEVEEKRRQYLNNVFGSNGKGAIVVASEIDEAFDFINWFAPEHLMIVCDKETENRALTSINNAGEILIGEYTPFSAANYGIGITAVLPTNHFARAFSGVTSKDMVKYSTIGRLSKDALQEIYPIIKEMGNYEQLPCHVKAADIRLLE